From the Mya arenaria isolate MELC-2E11 chromosome 17, ASM2691426v1 genome, the window AAGACGTCAAACGTTAGATATTTTTTACGTAATCAACTATAAAACAATTCTAAATGTTtcgaaaaaacataacaatgtgacatgaaattaatttcataaatatgatgataaaacaaataatcagaaaaaaaatgataaaatagagAAAGAAAATAGAAAGATATTTCGCCGACAGAATGATTCGAACACATGAACTCTAGGCCCATTACACATCTGGAGAAGGTTAAAACAAGAGGGTTCtatttaaagtgactcgctcatggtttatAAGAAAggtggtggatatgttgacctgtaaaggatacattgataacatcacgtgataatgccAATCAACCAATCACCCAACACCACAaccgtaattaattttcaatcgcgttactAACGCTAATGAACATTGTGGtattcaaagacgatatttgaacAGATATCAACGTTTGccgaagggttccagcttttgatGATATGTTTCAAcgctccttatgatttgccacactttattttggaatttaaaaaagtgcattttacaaaccattagCGAgtaactttaatatataaacacaatatgaaATTTTGGCGTATTTTGTCAACAACGTATTTACTTTACatcatttttgtttgcattttttgtgaTCAGGTAGTAGGGGAGTAGGGTAATAAAAAGCTTTCAAGGTCTTTGTCGTCCTgctttttatctttatattggtaaaaataaaacacatatactgTCCAGAACGGAGAATGCTGCTATAAACAGTGACCAAtccactagcggatccaggggggtGGGGTGCAACCGGCGCGCGCTTCCCTTAAATTGTccaaattttactttttatttctgtataggAGAAAGAAGTAATTAAATACGCCCAAACTGCagcatttcggactagaaaagTCTTGGGTGAGTACCCCAACCCCCTCCCCCCGCTAcccacattttaaaccaaataaaattcGGTTCggagggaggggcgcatgtcaaaaggttacgcGCATAAGTTACGACCCCTCTTGCGTCAAatcctggagccgcccctgCAATAAGCAAGCCAGACGTAGCCAACTTTTTCGGTTGAACATGGCAGTAACTTAAGCATCAGCAGACGTCTTTCAAAACATTGCGCCTGTGGTGTTTTTGTGACTGGCTAAAGACATATGTCTGAAACACGGCTCTTCTAGACTGTTGAGTCGTGGAAAACTCCACCGGAAGCGACATTGGGACTCTCGGGAGGGGATAGGTCGTTGTTCCGCAGCATCGTGATGCCGGAGTCAGAACTGGAGGAATCGTGGCGCTCGTTTTCCTGAAAGTATACGGAATATTTCTCCTGAGAGTATACGAGAAATACTGAAAGTATACGGAATATTTCTCCTGAAAGTATACGGAATATTTCTCCTGAAAGTATACGGAATATTTCTCCTGAAAGTATACTGAATATTTCTCCTGAAAGTATACGGAATATTTCTCCTGAAAGTATACGGAATATTTCTCCTGAAAGTATACTGAATATTTCTCCTGAAAGTATACGGAATATTTCTCCTAAAAGTATactgaatatataaaaaaatttatatttttttatactgatGAATACGTTACGCCCGGACGTTTAGATATAACAGGTTTTGAAAATACCAGGTTTGAgttcttttttatgtatatgaagtatatatatgaaaaaaaaactagcaTAGGCcgttttgcggaaacaaggtttaccgagtttccgcagaacatCCAGCGCGAGGGTTGGGCTGAACTATCTTACGTCAGTGGCCATGCCAGATGttttttctccaacctcagttaattaaaattatattttacatacgGGTACTTTTTTATCTTCGCCGGGAAAAATCTTTTCATTCCTACATTACTTTCTTCCATATAAATAGGGCAGTGTACGTTGAGACTTGGCCAATAtgattgaaaaacatttatgaagAATAAAGGAAAATCTATAGATGGAAACTCTTTGTAAcagacacttttgaagaaaccTTGTTTGTTATACAATGGTATACTATTACATATGAAAAATGTGAACCACTATTTCAAGCGAAAACTCTACAGAATGCAGATTATAAGTTATACCGGTTGTTCAACTGGAACGCCATGCAGGTTCTTGGAGCGCAGCAATGGGCTCCGCCTTAACAATCCTGGGGAAGTGGCACCGGAAGTCATGACCGGCGCCAGGAGCGTGGTCATTTGGACGGATGCCTGAGAAGCCACCGCCCTCTCCGGAACCACGTGACCAGTCAAACAGGAAATGGGAATCTTGTAGATGAACCGTGTCGGAAACTGGGACTTTGCTGGTCggataaatattgtttttattcgaGTTATCAAATTGGAagtgaaacaaacaatacaagacAATTATATAACGATATCATAGTAAAGTGTCGCACGTTTATTCGCCGAAATTCCCTATCTTTAAGGTAAGTAGCTGTCGAATataattgcaacatttttaaaagctcTTCTTTTTATAATTACAAGCAATGGTATcaaatacaacataataattatacacattGGCAGGTATTCTTAAAACATCTTGAAACATTTCATAAGTTAAGTATATCTCttatcatataaaataataactcGATACTATCTGAATTATTTccaatgattttatcaaaaatacttactttaatgtttaaaacttaTTCGTTTTATTTGACTACAAAAAGTTTAGGAAATCGACTTAAGTATACCAATCACAGAAATAGAGTGTATACTGCACAGCGTATTGAAAAAGGTTTGGGCTATTAACGTAACCTTACACTCAATATTTGAACTACCATCACAATTAACCAATATAATGTATACTTACAGTTAGGCGAGGGTGGCATCTTGAAGGAAGGGGAGGGTGGAGGCGTTGAGGTTGAGCAAGAGTCGGGAGTGTCGGCGGCGCTCAGCCGCTCCTTTGGTGACGGTGGAGGAAATGCCGAGGACGCGAAGTAAATGTCACACTGAAAATTAGAAGTACGTGACAATATGTTGGGGgtgatatttcatttgtaaacataacattccAAAATAATGAACACAGCAGTAAATGGTTGATTCGATCTAAAAGCCCCCTAGCATCATCTGAAGCTGAAATAGCAGGCTAGTCTAGCATTTGTATTATTCACGAGGAATGTTCAATtaactcttaaaaaaaatggGAAGTACTCGATATTCTAAAtatctctctctatatatatatataaagagacACATTTAGCCTAAACAATGCAtatcttattattaatttttactCATGATAATGAATAAAGTAATCTTTAGAACAAAACAGGGACATCACtctgagtgtgtgtgtgtgtgtatgcgcGTGTGCGCGCctttgtgtgtatgtgcgtgcgtacgtgtgtgtttgcgtgcgtgcgtgcgtgtgtgtgagtgtgtgtttgtgtgcgtgcgtgcgtgtgtgtgtgtttgcgtgtgtgtgtttgcgtgcgtgcgtgtgtgtgagtgtgtgtttgcgtacgtgcgtgtgtgtgcgtgtgtgtttgcgtgcgtgcgtgtgtgtgtgcgttcgTACGTGCGTACGTGTGTGTGAgatagaaattatttttcaatacaacataggaatgttttaacatatatatatgttttgatatattacgtaaatatgatttatgttgaaaataaatgaaaaaaaaacaaacttttaagcCCACCGTATAACTGAAACAATAAAGGTACCATTATTCTAGGCCAAATAAAAACGGTGAATTCATGAGCGCTGAATGCCAAATGTTACCGTTATTCCAAAATTACTACGCATTCATCTGCAGCATCCATTACAGAGATGAAATATCATTAACGGCACATAGGAGAAAATTGCAAcgaaacatatttgtttaaagaacaTTTAATTTGTACAACTCTAGTATGTATTTAAGGTAGTTTACCTTGTATAACTCTAGTATGTATTTAAGGTAGTTTACCTTGTATAACTCTAGTATGTATTTAAGGTAGTTTACCTTGTACAACTCTAGTATGTATTTAAGGTAGTTTACCTTGTACAACTCTAGTATGTATTTAAGGTAGTTTACCTTGTACAACTCTAGTATGTATTTAAGGTAGTTTACCTTGTATAACTCTAGTATGTATTTAAGGTAGTTTACCTTGTACAACTCTAGTATGTATTTAAGGTAGTTTACCTTGTACAACTCTAGTATGTATTTAAGGTAGTTACCTTGGCGCAGATGAGTGTGAGGTCGGGCATGGTCATGGTGTGGACAAGGTTGCCGTTCACTATCAGCCGTATTTCTATCGTGTCCGCAGTGAAAGCCATCACATACGGGAAGGCACAcactgtataaaaataataaagaatatacatgtaataattgttttttactAAATTCGAATgctattatatcatgcatattatatttaaaatggatATGGTGTGCTAAATAATACCCTATTAAAGAAATACTTAAAGAACatgaatataattttgattatttgtgGGACAggtttttgatataataatatataataaaaatgacgaTACATAGTTGAGGTTAGGTTGAGGAATACGCGGAACGGTATAAAACTGGATAAGCTATCCATGGGTTATCTTTTGGCCATAGTTAGCAAATaaaagcaatttgattggtcaacagtatttatttagataaatattgaccaatagataactttaaccaaatcaaggaagtaaataattttatacaattagctGCTGCGTTTCAATTAacggcctagtttaatccttctataagtgaccccccccccccaaaaaaaaacaaaaaaacaaccgTATATAGTatacaacctctgtgtattgattttaatctaaTTGCCTTATTGTCtgatcagatctccgatctgagtatcctgctgtgcagttttggaggttttattatagaaatggaccctaaatggccctgagccaataaacaaatacacaggaattGGCCCCTACtttgacatcagtgcaattagcaggagatgcacagcaagggattgtcatgccaaacattccttaaacaaggcctttaaagtatatacgatatattcGTACTTCTGCATGTAATAAAGAGTCTGTGCTAAAACATAAATTACAAAATCGCCTGTAATCTCAGtttaaaacgtttgaaaaacttCTGGCGATAATATCAAAAACCGGCCATGTTTTAAAGACgcacaatataaaataatgcaaaaaaaaaaaaaaaatatttatttatttttatatttaaatacatcatCAGGATTAATATACCAACTATTTGTAAAGGCTCGTTACACCGTTACACTACCAAACTGTTTTACTTACCCACATATATGTAAAGGCTCGTTACACCGCTACACTACCAAACTGTTATATTTACCCACATATATATAAAGGCTCGTTAAACCACTTCACTACCGAACTATTATAATGTAAAGGCTCGTTACACCACTACACCACCGAACTGTAACAGTTACCGCACCTATATGTAAAGGCTCGTTAGACCACAACACTATCCAACTTTTATGATGTAAAGGCTCTTTATACCACTTTACAACCGAACTGTAACAGTTACCTCACCTATATCAAAAGGCTCGTTACACATTACCAAACTGTTATAATGTAAGGGCTCGTACCACTACACTACCAAACTGTTATAATGTAAGGGCTCGTACCACTACACTACCAAACTGTTATAGTTACCGCGCCAATCCTGCCCCTTTGGTCAACATTGGCCCCTGTggtcatttgttttacatagtCTAATAtagagaaaatcttctcttaaaGCAATGCGAAGAGCTAAGTTATTTAATTGGCATGTAGCATTGTTTTGTTGGTCCTCAACAAAATATGTTCAGATTGTGCCACTGTggtcatttgttttacatagtCTAATATAGGGAAAATCTTCTCTAAAACAGCAATGCGAAGAGCTATTTAATTGACATGTAGCATTGTTTTGTTGGTCCtcacaaaatatgttcaaattgtGCCACTGTGGTCATAATTGGCCCCCCCGGGAACATAGACGTATATAATCATAACTTCCCTAGCATTCACCACTTTCTCTATCAAACACCGATCTCATTAGCAACCACAAATTCCAATTTTCTTTCTTAGCAATCTTGTCTCCCTTTAACAATTATGGGTCTCCTTAGCAATCATcaacttccttagcaaccaatttTCTTTCGTAGCAACCTATGACTACCTCGGCAATGGCTTGCTTCCATATAAACGATAACATTCCCTAGCAATCATGGACCTCCTAAACAACCACTACCTTTATTAGCAACCACCTTTCAACCTCAGTATCCAATTATTTCCTTGGCAACAGCTTGCTTCCTCGGTACCCTTAACCACGGTCTCCTAAGCAACCATCGACTGCCTTAGCAACCATATTTTTCTTAGAAACCAATGTCTACCTCAACTATGGCTTGCTTCCCTATTAACCATCACATTCCCTAGCAACCATGAATCTCCTGAGCAACAACTCACTTCCTTCGCAGTCAAATTTTGTCGTAGCAGTCAATTTCTCCCTTGACAATAGCTTCTTTCGTAGTTTGACCAGGTTCTCAAGTGAAATATGAATTACTCATTGGCTGTAAGACTATAGTAAATAAACTATCTATCAACTATTCGGTTGGATACtgtttataaatgcatgtattataaatgaatatcaCGTGGAAAACAACATTTACCGTAAGATTTAAAGTATGttcattttatacatacttttaaactaaagtaaaatgtacatttatgttgaaaataaaaaaaattctttcttTGCTTTTTTGGTCACGATAGatgatgtatatattaaagtgacactctaattcaaaatcaatacaattgtgtggcccatttgctttcatttatttttatttcatgtcaacGTCATTTATACAACAATTGCCTTTCCCAACCCATTAAGAACACCTTatagaagtgatttgtattaaaataatgaaaatattgtgttaaataaggtaaaaaaatgtaaaaatatgccgatattTAGGCATGGGGATAACGTTACGGTAATCTGTCCTCcaattgttgtgtaacattagcagacatgttccactgctaactgttttaagcctaaacacacctttattaaatcactaaaaacaaactctacgtgtcggataaaaacagtattgcatgtaacaagaaattggtaattcccgatcataaagttttttaggtctaaaaatgtgttaatgttacgcaaaatcgattctgtcccattttagcatgacgatagcgccttttctattcgtgaataatttacaccgactgagggttaacatccgggtagcgattactttcatattggactggttcacagttgacttttaaatgataaaaatagtggttAATACtgttgataaaaacttaatccaagtttggctcattctgtccttcgatgtaacgttaacattatgtcacgcTAGCATTAAGACAAGCGCGTAATAAAGcgagaaaattgttgaaatttgatgactttcccagagtcaattattcgaacataacaatgtcgtctgtaaactatcgtttgtaagtattcattcattaggtacgtagtttatattgaattcatatcGCTTTTGTGTTTGGtatcgttatttattggacataATTAACAATGCAAACGTTATAAAATGGACAGAAATAtagatgataacgtgacaaatGGACATAACTGCAAATGTTACATTGGACAGAAAcctctttttttataaaacacatatttatgtttgtttgttttttgtgatcTATTGTATGCTTTTGATACAAGCGTAACTAATCTGAATTTGATTAAGTAAACCGAGTGCTCATGTTATAATTGGGacagaaatatgtttgctaATGTGACAAAAGGACTTTTCCCCTAATGTTACATAGGACAGAAGCAGAGTTTGACATCAACAAGAGAGAATGCTTGAGAtgaaagtcaatatttgtatgctcattttgtgattcattgtgtttcttatttgacaaatcttatttttgacacaaacttgtgttatatattttatctttacctTATTTTAGTCACCTGAATGCTAGTGTTACATTTTGGACAGAACAATGTGTGCTATTGCATGACAATAGGATATCTCCCCTGGTTTTACTTTTGGATTCCTGtttgaaccccccccccccccctcaccaGAGCTTATAAAAGTTGAAGGACATTGTTTCTGTGcttctaaaactgttcaatcTAGTGactgttttttattcaattttaaactgTCCCGGATTAAATTAGCCGAATGCcagtgttaatatatatatatatatacaataaaaaataagataaattagTTAAGGtcaattttcataataaaacattgaaaactgcacagcaggtcttatcagattggagatctgataagacctTTTCTATTTTCCCTGAACCCCACCcctggagatctgataagacctTTTCTATTTTCCCTGAACCCCACCCCTGGACCTAGggtgtgtggttacaattgactggtgcattatgaccAGTGGTATTGTGGCGCAAGTTGACGAACTAAATGTTGTTCCATGTGGAAGGAGTTTGATGAATAGATTTACAGATAATAAATTGACGTTGTATTCTTgtagtatttcaaacaaaactgttttttgaaTGTAGCGAAACAATAAGAAgtgttagtaaaagtagtatctAAAATGATCTGttgctaaaaatttaaaatgtttgaatttatggcatttacgtttgagtgttttgttttagtttgtaagattgtgaagacagctctGTGAATTTAATCTCTCAAATCTGCTCCCTTGGTAGAAAACATTACGTATTGTGTTAGTTTTGTGAGGCAAtaagaaagtacccctggtggggatcaaaccaaacCCACGACTTCTTGTGTTAGAGGCAGACATATATAACTTAGAACACTCGCATATCTCAACAGAaagtatgtaataatttaatttctttttcagaacCATACCCTTGAAGACAAGAAGATGATGTGTAAAtcgtttgattttgtttgactgttgcaatttacttacattaaacattattttataagatttgTCTTTCGCTGTGTCGGGTTGGATTCTATGCAAGGTTACTGCAGGTGGGGTGGTACTTGTTACAGGTTTTAAAGTTCTGGATGtttgtttgccttttttatgataatatttttgatCAGTGTCCATGTCACGGTGTAGGCATATACAATTCGGGGTAATGATTTCTGATCAATCTCTCAGTCCATATCTCCACTAGATTTGGCACTTAGACAAAAcacggccctgcggggccacctggaaagtaaaaacacggcccttttccccggctatccccattatacccccggacctggggccGTATCCCCAttataccccggacctgggggccgtgg encodes:
- the LOC128224682 gene encoding GTPase-activating Rap/Ran-GAP domain-like protein 3, which translates into the protein MAFTADTIEIRLIVNGNLVHTMTMPDLTLICAKCDIYFASSAFPPPSPKERLSAADTPDSCSTSTPPPSPSFKMPPSPNSKSQFPTRFIYKIPISCLTGHVVPERAVASQASVQMTTLLAPVMTSGATSPGLLRRSPLLRSKNLHGVPVEQPENERHDSSSSDSGITMLRNNDLSPPESPNVASGGVFHDSTV